Proteins from a single region of Murdochiella vaginalis:
- a CDS encoding cell division protein FtsQ/DivIB: protein MQRDEHEKRNERPLQPNALRTSKPKKREERHSAARTKALSPQSSLKQVERRQRRVRLQRRKKWLPFLFGLLILSILVALFLTHAPFFRIQSVRVEGNTVLTDREVMNALGDVDSNIFTFPTKRWEERLHSLEGIEEVEFSRELPNRLVVRIKENFVLGVFESAGRPYYVDEQGKITDRFVPEKNRIKPIALEKEVEKIGIGENYFSDARQLAFLSTLQSTQLVEGVTKVRFEKSQGIVIMYNDIVIRFGEPNDIIHKLTDLAAVLREIENKGVKAQEIILNEGQNPIVVTGNGRQTTPGATEPKKGTEGN, encoded by the coding sequence ATGCAGCGCGACGAGCATGAAAAAAGAAACGAACGCCCTTTGCAGCCGAATGCATTACGCACTTCCAAGCCGAAAAAACGGGAGGAACGGCATTCTGCCGCCCGTACCAAGGCCCTTTCACCGCAAAGCAGCCTAAAACAGGTGGAACGTCGGCAACGCCGCGTGCGTCTGCAACGACGAAAAAAATGGCTACCTTTTCTTTTCGGTTTGCTGATCCTGTCAATATTGGTTGCTCTGTTCCTGACGCACGCTCCTTTTTTCCGCATTCAGTCGGTACGCGTCGAAGGCAATACGGTTCTGACGGATCGAGAGGTGATGAATGCCCTTGGCGATGTAGACAGCAACATCTTTACCTTTCCGACGAAGCGCTGGGAGGAACGCCTGCATTCACTGGAAGGAATTGAAGAAGTGGAATTCTCTCGTGAATTGCCCAATCGCTTAGTGGTTCGGATTAAAGAAAACTTCGTCCTGGGCGTTTTTGAATCGGCCGGCCGCCCTTATTATGTGGACGAGCAAGGAAAAATCACCGACCGTTTTGTACCGGAAAAGAACCGAATTAAGCCGATTGCTTTGGAAAAAGAAGTGGAAAAAATCGGCATCGGGGAAAACTATTTTTCGGATGCCCGCCAGCTTGCTTTTTTATCCACTTTGCAAAGCACACAACTGGTGGAAGGCGTGACGAAAGTTCGTTTTGAAAAGTCACAAGGCATTGTTATAATGTATAATGATATCGTCATACGTTTCGGGGAACCGAATGACATCATTCATAAGCTTACCGACTTAGCGGCTGTGCTCCGCGAAATCGAGAACAAAGGCGTAAAAGCGCAAGAGATCATTTTGAACGAAGGACAGAATCCGATCGTGGTTACCGGTAACGGGCGACAAACGACGCCCGGTGCGACGGAACCGAAAAAAGGAACAGAAGGAAACTGA